In Fluviispira sanaruensis, a genomic segment contains:
- a CDS encoding MATE family efflux transporter: MKLIKMDGLIQLIYLAFPLMLNNLSTNLMLFFDRLILANDSTHAMNAAITIGISCNIFHFAMTSIAASAEVFVGRANGCHNLKKIGEPIWQMIWFSCMTFIIFIPLAIYGQNIFIPEQYKENGTMFYKLYMFCGPIFPFVMALSAFFIGRGKTKIIICTNLIGNIFNLILAYIFILKFKMGPTGAALSTIMAQILQGVILFSLFLKRENRNTFGSSKISFNIKLFLENLNIGLPMAIAYIVELGGWALIIRILSASGQKYLTAFAIGQSLFILFTFISEGLQKAIIVLASNYIGENNWFKFKKLFLESIKVQIFIALILLIPFIFCADLIIKSFIHSSEININNINYTAQNALNWFWLFFVCDGIKWIIASLLISLKKTTYVMLTNLLTIWFIAVLPIYFYVEYYGGTESFIWLFIVLYSIVNAFILYLFYKSEMRQNRLNSFAYSLDSKI; the protein is encoded by the coding sequence ATTTAGCATTTCCCCTCATGTTAAATAATTTATCTACAAACCTCATGTTATTTTTTGATCGACTCATCCTAGCGAATGATTCTACCCATGCCATGAATGCTGCAATCACAATTGGAATTTCATGCAATATTTTTCATTTTGCAATGACATCTATTGCGGCTAGTGCAGAGGTCTTCGTAGGAAGAGCAAATGGTTGTCATAATTTAAAAAAAATAGGAGAACCCATCTGGCAGATGATATGGTTTTCATGCATGACATTTATTATTTTTATTCCTCTTGCAATATACGGGCAAAATATTTTTATTCCTGAACAATATAAAGAAAATGGAACCATGTTTTATAAGTTGTATATGTTTTGTGGTCCAATCTTCCCTTTTGTTATGGCACTCTCTGCATTTTTTATAGGTCGTGGCAAGACAAAAATAATTATATGCACAAATTTGATTGGAAATATATTTAACTTAATTTTAGCATATATTTTTATTTTAAAATTTAAAATGGGTCCTACGGGTGCAGCTCTTTCGACAATTATGGCGCAAATATTGCAAGGAGTCATTTTATTTAGTCTATTTCTTAAACGAGAAAATAGAAATACTTTCGGCTCTTCAAAAATCAGCTTTAATATTAAACTTTTTTTGGAAAATTTAAATATAGGGCTTCCAATGGCGATCGCTTATATAGTGGAATTAGGTGGATGGGCTTTGATTATACGTATTCTATCTGCATCAGGTCAAAAATATTTAACAGCATTTGCTATCGGTCAGAGTCTTTTTATACTTTTTACTTTTATATCAGAAGGATTACAAAAAGCTATTATTGTCTTAGCATCTAATTATATTGGTGAAAATAACTGGTTTAAATTTAAAAAATTATTTCTTGAGAGCATAAAAGTGCAAATATTTATTGCTTTAATTCTCTTAATACCTTTTATATTTTGTGCAGATTTGATAATAAAATCTTTTATCCATAGCTCAGAAATAAATATCAATAATATTAATTATACAGCACAAAATGCTCTGAATTGGTTTTGGCTTTTCTTTGTCTGCGATGGAATCAAATGGATCATTGCGAGCTTATTGATATCACTTAAAAAAACTACTTATGTTATGTTGACTAATTTATTGACAATTTGGTTTATAGCAGTTCTCCCTATTTACTTTTATGTTGAATATTATGGTGGAACTGAGAGTTTTATATGGCTTTTTATAGTCTTATACAGTATTGTCAACGCCTTTATTCTCTATCTTTTTTATAAAAGCGAAATGAGGCAAAATCGCTTGAATTCTTTTGCTTATAGCCTTGATTCGAAAATCTAA
- a CDS encoding class I SAM-dependent methyltransferase, which translates to MTTNFLTKDELLKNNRSLWNSWTKINAKSTFYDLEGFKSNKNSLKNIEIKEMGSVHGKTLLHLQCHFGLDTLSWANKGAKVTGVDFSDEGIKLAKELSDQLNIPAHFICSDIFELPMLLEQKFDIVYTSYGVLTWLHNLNTWGKTIAHFLKPGGTFYIIEFHPFINMLNSEWTEFSEPYFYKGNSICSVESGSYADTNEKFIHSAYEWPHSMSEIICSLRQAGLLIEYLNEFPYSSFNCFPNLVEYGPDQYVLKDKQDSLPLMFSIKATFIPELLKI; encoded by the coding sequence ATGACTACAAATTTTTTAACAAAAGATGAGCTACTTAAAAATAATCGTTCTTTATGGAATAGTTGGACAAAAATTAATGCTAAGTCAACTTTCTATGATCTTGAAGGATTTAAATCAAACAAAAATTCTCTTAAAAATATAGAAATAAAAGAAATGGGATCTGTACATGGCAAAACATTACTCCATTTGCAGTGTCATTTTGGTCTTGACACATTATCATGGGCTAATAAAGGCGCTAAAGTAACTGGAGTCGATTTTTCAGATGAGGGAATAAAACTTGCAAAAGAATTAAGTGACCAATTAAATATCCCAGCACACTTTATCTGTTCTGATATTTTTGAGCTTCCTATGTTATTAGAGCAAAAATTTGATATTGTTTATACTTCCTATGGAGTTCTTACATGGCTGCATAATTTAAATACTTGGGGAAAAACAATAGCACATTTTTTAAAGCCAGGAGGCACTTTTTACATAATAGAATTTCACCCATTTATAAATATGTTAAATAGTGAATGGACTGAGTTTTCTGAACCTTATTTTTATAAAGGTAATTCTATCTGTTCAGTTGAAAGTGGAAGTTATGCAGATACGAATGAGAAATTTATTCATTCGGCCTATGAATGGCCGCACTCCATGAGTGAAATTATTTGTTCGCTTAGACAAGCTGGTCTTTTAATTGAGTATTTAAATGAATTTCCCTATTCCAGTTTTAATTGCTTTCCAAATTTAGTTGAATATGGACCGGATCAATATGTATTAAAAGACAAACAAGATTCTTTGCCCTTGATGTTTTCAATCAAAGCCACATTTATTCCTGAGTTATTAAAAATTTAG